In Rhopalosiphum padi isolate XX-2018 chromosome 3, ASM2088224v1, whole genome shotgun sequence, the genomic stretch attttaaattttatatcattttttaatcaattttgatataatacctcaaaattatttatttataacatattaattaaaaatcttatagattttatgcataaaaatttaaaagcagGCTAATGACCGCCGATGTCGAAGCcttattcttaataaaaaaaaaaaaaaaaatttaaattctatctATTTAAATATCAGTGAAagttatatctataattaatatttaataattaagtcataatattattaatattaaatctacatacaaataatataaatacgtattatttacaaaaagataaaaaaaaaaaaattaagtatataacctttaggtaaattaatttattttcatttttatttatttagttaatactttttttatttctcaatgtaaaaattattcatgaaaaaatacgttttgctacaatatttattaacatttttttttaaaatacctttgttcaaatttattgttttcatttaaaaatttataaattatactaactaCAATAACATAGTTATACTTGATTATATAatcctatgaaaaaaaattggttgtTAAATGTATTTCTCATTTTATACTGAAgagttaattagttttttaattggtaaatttgaaaaaaataattgattatttcttAGATGGcgtataatttaaatgcattatcATACAAATTAACTGATGATTCTACTTCTCTTAGTATTTGCGAAGAGGTAAGTTTAGATAGTGCTGACTATTTGTCGTGTAACCATTGGATAATCATTAAAGATTTGTGGTCCTGTTTTTGTGTTGTTCTgttaatgttataatgtatattgtatttattttgtgcaCAGTCATTAATTACACAAATGTTGTATCTAATTTGTTAATCATTATGAGTTatgtgtaaattttaattaatataaataagttataatttttcaactatcaatttaaatattattaatcatgctTATTTGACATTCAAAAAGtgcattaaattcaatttaatacctatataatgaaataaatattaaaatataaatatatatgagttATTAATTAAGTGGGAAATATATGATAAAGATGAGTTGTTTAAACAACTGTGGTCCTCAGCAGAGTATTTAAAGGGAGTCCATGGGTACTGGATctctaaaaccaaaaaaaaagattaactgaatatattgaaatattaattttatattatattgtaatatacctaatgttggttatacaaaactacaaaatactatacactttataaatgtaaaaaataattcaggTATATTTTACTACAGTAAACAGATATAAATAGCTGCTATAGATAAAAACCCATAATTCTTGAAAGATTCTTAAATTGCATGAAATTGATGATAACGCACACTGTTTTTCAGTTCAGTTATTACTATACAGCTATtccttatttaatatatgttgaACCCTCCCCagaaaaaagttgaaaatatcCCATTGTAGATCCTATGTAAATAcagatgtaattaaaattaatttatgattcttACATGAATAAACCATTTGTGTAAATATGTCTTGCATCACAGCATgtgttcaatttaataattattttttgttttagacacaattaattcaattgaaatattttaaagaaaaatactacTTTAtaccatagattaaatatactagtatatttaatctatgtttatactaattaatatggaaacaatttaaatgctctaaaaaaacaataaaaatgccttgaaaaaatacaatttaacacgTTAACTGCCATATGACTGCCAGCGGTCATACAATAGGTTTTAGTTATGTGTCAAGCATATTGTTTAATgtctttcaaatttatataaactatgtatttaaaaaaaatgtgttatattcaaaaaaattgtaatgattCCCGCTACACCATGGCCCTTATTTTAGTGAATTATTGTAGCGCCAttgataagttaataatataaaaccaaattaatttatGGTCGCTGGCGGTCATGTGGCATGGTAATAATGATCAACTTTTGGCGTCGGCGGACATAAAAGTACAAAATTTGAACATGGCAATATGACCGCTGGCTGTCATATGGTCGGTTAACGTGTTAATGCactcaacaaaattattttaaaaaaaatgcttttataattatttttaacattgaaaaaattggttttgttattatataaattcatattcttattaattatttgtatcatcATATCATTCATCTTctcttattttgtttttaccctataataataataaaaaaaaaagatgtaaaGAATGAATGTTTAGTTAATAGTTtttcattatgtttaaaaaaaaattgaagatggAATATTTTCTAGTTATTTGCTGTATGACATAGTTATAGactgtattataaaatctatatgaaattatataaacgtaaaatgtataatatttatcttatattaaaaaattgtaattaaaattgaaaaacaattaaattggaGATAAAATGGGTAAAAGttggataattaattatagtgatTTACTTTACATCaatacattgaataatattaataattttacttggaaagttgaaaatataatttttggagtTTGAGTCTCGGGCAGTTTTGGTCTATCTAAAACTGGTCAAGAGTCTCTAGTGCTGTCTGATAAATATCTTTAGATAAGTCACATAAAAcatttctttattaaatgaacagttgttcaatcataatttaaaatggttatttatttttattactttttaatataaataatgcaattcttattttgttacaaataaatataagttgtcTTATTTGTGGAGTACCACCCATTTATcatcaatgataaatattagataCTAGTTGGTAttcatattcaatatttatcagCATCATACAATGTATAGATATAGTCTTATGTTtagagtattaaataataattttgcaagaatatttttcatattattttttagcattaattataatttttataactattcttAGGGCCTGATAAAACAGAGTTCATTAGATGAATCTCTTGTAGTCATGGATTTATCCTATCAAAATGATGAAGATTTACAAGATTATGAAGATCAACAACTAGGAATGGACGATATTTctagtatgaaaaatattcaagaaataaatgattatagacCACAAACACCACCTACGCCACTGATTATAAAAGGCCTGCCATGGGTACCTAAAGTTCGTCATAAAGACTTGCAATTTTTTTTGGATCAAACTAGAATTAAATTTCTTGGTTTTAAATTGGACAATGATATTGAGACATTAATTGGCTTACCTGATCCAATACACGAAAGTGTAGCTATTCTCAAACaagtaaattactaaattttttttaaaatttttttatgttcattattttaaaaatattatgttttcagtaTATGTATACTTCATTAGctgattatcaaataaaaaaagaagaaacaaTACAAAGAAATCCGTTAATTATGGGCAATGATGATGTTGAGCAAACACCTGCAGAAGTTTTATATCAGGTCAATGatgttttttatgaattaattatatctaaaccagcggttctcaaacctttttttttttacgtaccacTCAGGTATATTATCAATCAGTCACGTACCATTAATGACTAAAAATAGAACGAtccaaaatcaaaattgtacagttaaatacatttttttttaaataataaagcagtaaaatactacaactacagtataattatttttttaaataagatatgaattatacctataattgaatgggtttattatccaaaaacggCCCTCCGCGtaccacagtttgagaaccACAGATCTAAACAATTTCAtggtatattaaactataagttttaatctaaacacaatattaaacattttaggcAATGTTGCCAAATTTACCTCAGCATATGatagcattattaaaaatattattggctGCATCACCTACTTCAAAAGCTAAAAgtgattcaataaatataattgctgATATATTACCAGTTGATGTGCCGTATGTAACCAaatcacaataaaattaatttcataagtaTATAGTCATCAAtagcttaatattattttttgcagaATGTCATTTTCTGAGTCTGTTAAGCTGGAAACTGATATCAATAGACAAAAAGAAATTGTAGTAAAAGCTATAAGTGGTATATTGCTTTTACTACTGAAACATTTTAAAGCaaatcatatttatcaatttgagTTTATCTCTCAACATCTAGTATTTGCAAATTGCATACCTCTCGTAATCAAATTCTTGAATCAAAATCTCGTATCTTATGTATCGTCTAAAAACacgtaagtaatttaattttattgtaatttacttataataatttggttttaaacGGTTTTAGGATTCCAATACTAGATTTTCCAACATGTGTTATTGGTGATGGACCTGACCTTTCATTAGATAACATTGAAATAGGAGAATTTCCATTATGTTCATGGAGAAATGTTTATTCTTGTATCAATTTATTAAgagtcttaaataaaataacaaaatggaAACATTCAAGAATCATGGTAGCTAAAGTACAATATTTTGCTCATATGAATCTTAATTTAACTTTCTTTGTTTATGTTTTAGATGTTGGTTATATTTAAATCTGCaccaatattgaaaaaatcattaaaagtaAGACATGCTATGATGCagctttacattttaaaactgttgAAAATGCAAGCAAAATACCTTGGCCGGGCATGGCGAAAATCTAATATGAAAACTATGAGTACAATATATCAAAAAGTTCGACACAGATTAAATGATGATTGGGCATATGGaaatggtaaaaattaaaataattatattactataataactaatatttttatactagttTCTATTAATTGTATGTGAAATTCTCTTAtccaaaaataattcattatatcctaaaatcctaaaatatacataccaatttttaatgtttcatcAACTTTTTTTGAAGTTATGTGATAAGCAACACATCTtactctttttttaaatatgaacctTTTTGGTAAAATATCATACCACTGACTTtaagttgtttatattttaattatatgttcaATTTCAtcttatataatttctatatctgttattgaaatttaaaaaaagcattCTACAAATGTAACAAATTAATGATCTCCACAAATATTTACGGTCTTTTAACAACCTAAAAGTATTCCAAAccgtcatatttttttatttgcaaaccTATAACAACATGTTGTTTTTCATTGCTTTGTTCTgagataatattcataattttatataccaacattatttgtattacttttattcaatatttgttattataaagtatttatttttttgtaattttcaatactaatacattttttcaatatttacatattttggattttttattccatatttaagaaaaattgatacatattttgtacatatatttatttttttattacaataaaatatgttcccTACTTATCAtagataagttatattataaataagtaacgTCAATGCAATCATTTatcactcattattttaaattggatCAGACTAACTAGGAGCGCATTATGGTAAGAGATGATAGGAAATAAGTATCTACTTGTCTCCTGCCATTATATGTCACTAGTGAGTCAAATCAAGTTTAAATTAATGAGCGATAAATGATTGCATTGGCATTGTATatctataatgttatttaattttaatatattatacttatactaacACTTGTTTTAAGTACATCTTAtcctattaagtatattttctttggtgaacattttaaaactataaaagttttatatatattttattatttttatcagcaAATATCGTATTACTATTGAATGCAAAGTCTCCTTTCTCAACCAATTCGATTTAATATGAACGTTAAAGTTTAggtttatttgattttgaattttctaatacagtaaattcccgttacttcaaataccaatacaacaaaaaatcctgttataacgaaagtcatagaagtcccctgccAAAAAtcagggcttataaagagcttattcgaattttcgttacaacaaaatttatgctataacgaaaaaaaattcggtcccctGAAGTTCGTTGTAACAGAATTTTACTGTATATCGTATTTTGAcaacataacaatatttactAACCACATTCAGAAATATCTGAATACTAATTctgcatatttaatataatgttcctTAGTATTATTCAATACCTacaaaattcaatacatttttttaatatatcaattgtTTAAGGagctaattaaatatttttatttagatagttataacttataaattattataactattaatattaagttataaattaggcttttacttttaatattactttttgaatatgactttattattttgtaaatacttataatatttatatactcgtatgaaTGTTTTATGGAAatcttatcaaataataatgatatataacaaattgttacgattttttttagatCTTGAAGCACGCCCAACTGATTTTCAAATTGAAGAGCGGTTTTTGAGATCGGCTGTTGATAAATTCCATGCACGACGATACTCTCCacaatatgtaagtataataaattcataaaatcattaattatctttatgataatacaatataccaaattgttaattgttaatttcaTCAGATATTGCGTCTTAagtcaaaaaaataatcaatttgttttaagttggtaatgttttgtttttctaaCAATCTTAATTCTTAAACATAGTATTTTCTatagttatacaaataaatattaatactatcaattttatggatattattagtgtaataatatgtataatttaaattaatttattggttaattaaataattatgtttgataaagtatttatttaatgattatttgatTAAAGGATGACGAACTTACACCCAGTGATTTTTCAATCAATACTGCTTTGGGAAAACCTATTAAGTTATCGGGTGAATTTAAACAGCATTACCAAATTTGGTTGGATCAAGAAGTGTTTCAGAATAACATTGATTGGAATACATTACTCACTGacttagaaatttaaattagaaaaagtataatagttaggtgtaatacttttatattttttaaaatgcataataaaataattaaaattataatatccaaaataatcatagtatttttgttt encodes the following:
- the LOC132924655 gene encoding striatin-interacting protein 1 isoform X1; this translates as MDVFNGKRNTPKLKDSMGRKQKQDSEEESDCPDLEYNYGDTDTHLCEMAELYSYSELEDYQINIQEFEGIMKALDFKPSWHSLSVENKNMVVSRLLDSLEVSDKTKRMSAARCVLYLLQGCWAECQSDKDQQSNAKENVLFLYKFGVFNIFVNLLNMEIESVQFHRKTQINCTDSTNLRIILNVLYTFVEVLRVSEFETDVEFKEFRENLLLDIGLPYTEDHIIVKLLGMITKFCSGLASYYPMKKVLLLLWKLILVLLGGMDTLANLKNEYRKNVELPELQEDPIEIIKSMRSSSPPPSSTDMMNAQKRGTRQKRMAYNLNALSYKLTDDSTSLSICEEGLIKQSSLDESLVVMDLSYQNDEDLQDYEDQQLGMDDISSMKNIQEINDYRPQTPPTPLIIKGLPWVPKVRHKDLQFFLDQTRIKFLGFKLDNDIETLIGLPDPIHESVAILKQYMYTSLADYQIKKEETIQRNPLIMGNDDVEQTPAEVLYQAMLPNLPQHMIALLKILLAASPTSKAKSDSINIIADILPVDVPMSFSESVKLETDINRQKEIVVKAISGILLLLLKHFKANHIYQFEFISQHLVFANCIPLVIKFLNQNLVSYVSSKNTIPILDFPTCVIGDGPDLSLDNIEIGEFPLCSWRNVYSCINLLRVLNKITKWKHSRIMMLVIFKSAPILKKSLKVRHAMMQLYILKLLKMQAKYLGRAWRKSNMKTMSTIYQKVRHRLNDDWAYGNDLEARPTDFQIEERFLRSAVDKFHARRYSPQYDDELTPSDFSINTALGKPIKLSGEFKQHYQIWLDQEVFQNNIDWNTLLTDLEI
- the LOC132924655 gene encoding striatin-interacting protein 1 isoform X2; the protein is MDVFNGKRNTPKLKDSMGRKQKQDSEEESDCPDLEYNYGDTDTHLCEMAELYSYSELEDYQINIQEFEGIMKALDFKPSWHSLSVENKNMVVSRLLDSLEVSDKTKRMSAARCVLYLLQGCWAECQSDKDQQSNAKENVLFLYKFGVFNIFVNLLNMEIESVQFHRKTQINCTDSTNLRIILNVLYTFVEVLRVSEFETDVEFKEFRENLLLDIGLPYTEDHIIVKLLGMITKFCSGLASYYPMKKVLLLLWKLILVLLGGMDTLANLKNEYRKNVELPELQEDPIEIIKSMRSSSPPPSSTDMMNAQKRGTRQKRGLIKQSSLDESLVVMDLSYQNDEDLQDYEDQQLGMDDISSMKNIQEINDYRPQTPPTPLIIKGLPWVPKVRHKDLQFFLDQTRIKFLGFKLDNDIETLIGLPDPIHESVAILKQYMYTSLADYQIKKEETIQRNPLIMGNDDVEQTPAEVLYQAMLPNLPQHMIALLKILLAASPTSKAKSDSINIIADILPVDVPMSFSESVKLETDINRQKEIVVKAISGILLLLLKHFKANHIYQFEFISQHLVFANCIPLVIKFLNQNLVSYVSSKNTIPILDFPTCVIGDGPDLSLDNIEIGEFPLCSWRNVYSCINLLRVLNKITKWKHSRIMMLVIFKSAPILKKSLKVRHAMMQLYILKLLKMQAKYLGRAWRKSNMKTMSTIYQKVRHRLNDDWAYGNDLEARPTDFQIEERFLRSAVDKFHARRYSPQYDDELTPSDFSINTALGKPIKLSGEFKQHYQIWLDQEVFQNNIDWNTLLTDLEI